The genomic interval ATCTGCCATCGACGGACGGGCCGCCGCAAAGCCCGCGGTTGGATTGAGAGGCGTGTCTATCGTCCAGTTCCGGATGATCCAGTTTTTCTTGCCAGATTCGTCGAGGGTCGGTGCGCCAATCCGCTAGCCTGCAGCTCGACCAAGTCGGACAATCCAAGCTCCCCAACTGGAGGCTCTACACCCCTCGCTTGGATTTAACCGAGCGTGGCGAGGTGGCCACAGCGCTTGTGCACCCGCTCGAACTCCATACGGAGGTCGTTCATGAGCATCGGTTCGATCAGTCGAACCGGTAGGCGTCCAGCAGTGTCCCGCGCATCGGCGCGTCCCGTTCCGAGCGCAGGGTCAGCGGTCAGCTCCTGCGGGCGCAACGGAGGCACGGCTCGGGTCGCACCGTGACGGGGCGGTGCGTTCGGAAACTGCACGGTTTCTCCCGGGCTGGTCCCGGCCGCTCCGTGGATTTGGTGTTGTCGTTGCTCTATTCGAAAACTATCCTCCCCGCAGTTCGGCGGCGACGCCCCGAACACCCCACGCTCTCGGTACGTTCATTTCATGAAGGGTTTTCGCCCATGATTCGAGTTCTCACGGTCGCGGCCGTTCTTGGCGCCTTGGCCATTTCCAGCATGGCTTCGGCAGGCGACGTCGCGAATGGCGAGAAAGTCTTCCAGAAGTGCAAGGCGTGTCATACCGTTGACGAAGGGGGCAAGGATCGCGTCGGTCCCAACCTCTGGGGAGTCTTTGATACGGCCCTGGGGACCAATCGGCCTGACTACAAGTACTCCAAGGGCCTGAAGGCGTTGGGCGAGGAAGGCAAGACCTGGACCGACGAGTTGATGGACACGTGGATTACCAATCCGAAACAGGTAGTTGCCCGCTCGAAGATGATCTTCCCGGGCCTGAAGAAGCCTGACGACCGCGCGGACGTCATTGCGTACCTCAGACAGTTCGGCGGTTAGGCGGGCACCAAGCTAGGAGCCCCCGACCATCGACTTCAGCGGGCAATTCCAGATCCCGGCGCCGCGGGCCCGGGTCTGGGATGCCCTGAATGATCC from Rhodospirillales bacterium carries:
- a CDS encoding cytochrome c family protein, whose translation is MIRVLTVAAVLGALAISSMASAGDVANGEKVFQKCKACHTVDEGGKDRVGPNLWGVFDTALGTNRPDYKYSKGLKALGEEGKTWTDELMDTWITNPKQVVARSKMIFPGLKKPDDRADVIAYLRQFGG